One genomic segment of Hordeum vulgare subsp. vulgare chromosome 2H, MorexV3_pseudomolecules_assembly, whole genome shotgun sequence includes these proteins:
- the LOC123428541 gene encoding protein NRT1/ PTR FAMILY 5.10-like, translated as MWSRTGRDNSIRLSGRRPTHTHTCALTDPQPARPPASLEQRTKPVENRGERQVAAMADAEAPFLQPAEDDEEAAPLAGVSDFRGRPVRRGGSGGWRSALFVCVVEIAGSFAFFGVSSNLITYLTGPLGHSNAAAAAAVNAWSGTACLMPLLGAFVADSWLGRYRSIILACTLYVLGYGMITLVSTLSARDTHSSSRPSSLQVAFFYASLYLIPLAQGADKPCGLAFAADQFDADHPRERASRSSLFNWWYFSMAIGISVAVAAVSYIQENVGWGIGFGMLCAIMFCAFAVFLSGTPTYRMYAPTPGAESPFARLGRSLVALARSSSFFRTTKGCQDEDGTAKSEEARGVLRLLPIWAACLAYGVAYAQIMTLFNKQGRTLDRHVFGGLELPPAALQTMGPASILLFVPIYDRVLVPALGRATGRPSGLTLLQRVGVGMVVSMSAVIVAALVEARRLETAREHGLVDDAGATVPMSWAWLVPQYAMMGVADVLTVVGLQEFFYDQMPRELRSLGLALYFSVMGIGGFISSALISFIDRVTRTGGGDGWFADNLNRAHLDYFYWLLAGLSAAELVLFVWLASSYTYNNNHKRIQQH; from the exons ATGTGGAGCAGAACGGGGCGAGACAACAGCATAAGGCTAAGCGGTCGCCGgcccacacacacgcacacatgcGCCTTGACAGATCCCCAGCCCGCCCGCCCGCCAGCCAGCCTAGAGCAGAGGACAAAACCAGTCGAGAACAGAGGAGAGAGGCAGGTGGCGGCCATGGCGGACGCGGAGGCCCCCTTCCTCCAGCCCGCTGAagacgacgaggaggcggcgccgctGGCCGGCGTCTCCGACTTCCGCGGCCGCCCCGTGCGCCGTGGCGGGTCCGGCGGGTGGCGCTCGGCCCTCTTCGTCTGCG TGGTGGAGATCGCCGGCAGCTTCGCCTTCTTCGGCGTGTCGTCGAACCTCATCACGTACCTGACGGGGCCGCTGGGCCACTCCAAcgccgccgcggccgccgccgTCAACGCATGGTCGGGGACGGCCTGCCTCATGCCGCTGCTCGGCGCCTTCGTCGCCGACTCCTGGCTCGGCCGCTACCGCTCCATCATCCTCGCCTGCACACTCTACGTCCTG GGTTACGGCATGATCACTCTCGTGTCCACGCTCTCGGCGCGGGACACCCATTCCTCTTCCCGCCCTTCGTCGCTGCAGGTGGCCTTCTTCTACGCCTCGCTCTACCTCATTCCTCTCGCGCAGGGGGCCGACAAGCCATGCGGCCTAGCCTTCGCCGCCGACCAGTTCGACGCCGACCACCCCAGGGAGCGCGCGTCCCGCAGCTCCCTCTTCAACTGGTGGTACTTCTCCATGGCCATCGGCatctccgtcgccgtcgccgcagtCAGCTACATCCAGGAGAACGTCGGTTGGGGGATCGGCTTCGGCATGCTCTGCGCCATTATGTTTTGCGCCTTCGCCGTCTTCCTCTCCGGCACGCCCACTTACCGCATGTATGCGCCCACCCCGGGCGCCGAGAGCCCCTTCGCCCGCCTCGGCCGCAGCCTCGTGGCGCTCGCGAGGAGCTCGAGCTTCTTCCGTACTACAAAAGGATGCCAGGACGAGGATGGCACGGCCAAGTCGGAGGAGGCGCGCGGCGTGCTGCGGCTGCTGCCGATCTGGGCGGCGTGCCTGGCGTACGGCGTGGCGTACGCGCAGATCATGACGCTCTTCAACAAGCAGGGCCGCACCCTGGACCGGCATGTCTTCGGCGGCCTGGAGCTGCCACCGGCGGCGCTCCAGACGATGGGGCCGGCGAGCATCCTGCTGTTCGTCCCCATCTACGACCGCGTGCTGGTGCCGGCCCTGGGACGCGCGACGGGCAGGCCGTCGGGGCTGACTCTGCTCCAGCGCGTGGGCGTGGGCATGGTGGTGTCAATGAGCGCGGTGATCGTGGCGGCACTGGTggaggcccggcggctggagacgGCGCGGGAGCACGGGCTGGTGGACGACGCCGGCGCGACGGTGCCGATGAGCTGGGCGTGGCTGGTGCCGCAGTACGCGATGATGGGCGTGGCGGACGTGCTGACGGTGGTGGGCTTGCAGGAGTTCTTCTACGACCAGATGCCCCGCGAGCTGCGCAGCCTCGGCCTGGCGCTCTACTTCAGCGTGATGGGCATCGGTGGGTTCATCAGCAGCGCCCTCATCTCCTTCATCGACCGTGTCACCAggaccggcggcggcgacggctggTTCGCCGACAACCTCAACCGCGCGCACCTGGACTACTTCTACTGGTTGCTCGCCGGCCTCTCTGCCGCCGAGCTCGTGCTCTTCGTGTGGCTCGCCAGCTCGTACAcgtacaacaacaaccacaagaggaTTCAGCAGCACTGA